The Sulfurihydrogenibium azorense Az-Fu1 genome contains the following window.
AAGATTAGCTAAACGTTATAATACTGAGGCTGAGGATTTAAAACAGTATCTAACAGAAAGAAACATGATAGAAGGAATTAAAAGTGATATCTTAAGACAAAAAGCTCTTGACATGTTAGTCCAAAAGGCAAATATTAAAGAAGTTGAAAAACAAGAAGAAAAGCAAGAGGAGAATGATGGATAAAATACTAAACCAACTAGTACCTATAGTAATTGAACAAACACCAAGAGGTGAAAGGGCTTACGATATATACTCAAGACTATTAAAAGACAGGATTATACTTCTTGGAACTCCAATAGATGACCACGTTGCTAACCTTATAGTTGCACAGCTTCTATTTTTAGAAGCTGAAGACCCTGAAAAAGACATATACATGTACATAAACTCACCCGGTGGTGTAGTGACAGCAGGATTTGCAATTTACGATACTATGAACTATATAAAGCCGGATGTAGTGACTATATGCATAGGTCAAGCTGCATCTATGGGAGCATTTTTACTCTCTGCAGGAGCTAAAGGAAAAAGATACTCACTTCCTAACGCAAGAATAATGATTCACCAACCACTTGGTGGATTCCAAGGACAAGCTACAGACATAGAGATTCATGCAAGAGAAATTCTTAGATTAAAAAGAATGTTAAATGAATACCTTGCAAAACATACAGGCCAACCTATAGAAAAGATAGAGGCAGATACAGAAAGAGACTACTTTATGTCTGCTGAAGAAGCAAAAGAGTATGGTCTTATAGATAAGGTAATTTACAAAAGAGGTGAAAACGTATAAATGAGAAAATGTTCATTTTGTGGAAAACCTGAGTCTCAGGCTGAGGTCTTAGTAGAAGGACCAAATGGTATATACGTATGTGATTCTTGTGTAGATAGACTTGCAAGTATTATAAAAGAAGAGTTAG
Protein-coding sequences here:
- the clpP gene encoding ATP-dependent Clp endopeptidase proteolytic subunit ClpP; translation: MDKILNQLVPIVIEQTPRGERAYDIYSRLLKDRIILLGTPIDDHVANLIVAQLLFLEAEDPEKDIYMYINSPGGVVTAGFAIYDTMNYIKPDVVTICIGQAASMGAFLLSAGAKGKRYSLPNARIMIHQPLGGFQGQATDIEIHAREILRLKRMLNEYLAKHTGQPIEKIEADTERDYFMSAEEAKEYGLIDKVIYKRGENV